In one window of Fulvia fulva chromosome 5, complete sequence DNA:
- a CDS encoding ABC multidrug transporter mdr2, with protein sequence MAMRGPNIFAHRAWDSLGNGALFTHRIQQSAAQRLSARSSNAPISLPQSRTLASQIQCLSTARRVQQSRPTAALMKQSTSGSVAQRRVLQTSQTQKEAQLAKSTGNKEQSYRDQVKKLSDPAEEDEDNEFQFKKSDKAAAASQVNLSAKLSSHGREGEGKTGGGFREVGRLLKIARPELPSLSWAFLFLLISSGVTMSLPFSIGKIIDGATESSGTMFGMKQEYFYVGFAALLATGALANYGRIILLRIVGERIVTKLRSNLFKRTFVQNAEFFDANRVGDLISRLGSDTIIVGKSITQNVSDGLRSLVSATAGLSLMAYISVKLTGVLAIALPPVAIAAFLYGRAIRNLSRRIQKNLGTLTKIAEERLGNVRTSQAFAGELQEVHRYNTQVRKIFGLGKREAYISAAFFSASGFMGNSTFLGLLYVGSGMVSSGAISVGDLTTFLMYTGYAGSSLFGLSSFYSELMKGVGAASRLFELQDREPTISPTKGDMVKTARGTIEFKDVAFAYPTRPAVPIFNNLTFKIPQGSNVAIVAPSGAGKSTVASLLMRFYTPTAGTISIADKDINTMNAKQLRRKIGYVGQEPVLFSGSIAENIAYGRPLASRSEIVAAARQANCQFISDFPDGLETFVGARGTQLSGGQKQRIAIARALLKQPDILILDEATSALDAESETLVNQALQALLRGDNTTISIAHRLSTIQRSDTIICIGTDGKVAQMGPYRELIADKEGAFAKLMEWQMSGAQEAAPRRREHHDEDHNELTEEERMRKKLQEHDRLAGLDPQEQEEAVEQALEEETQWETVKVKDGDQQAAETPMEKTGLRDGGAMTRGKGYGNS encoded by the exons ATGGCCATGCGCGGCCCCAACATATTTGCGCACAGGGCGTGGGACAGCTTAGGGAACGGAGCTCTTTTTACACACAGAATACAGCAGTCCGCTGCGCAGCGATTGAGCGCGCGATCAAGCAACGCACCCATTTCACTACCACAATCACGAACCCTTGCGAGCCAGATACAATGTCTCTCAACAGCACGGAGAGTGCAACAGTCACGACCGACTGCTGCTCTCATGAAGCAGTCTACATCTGGTAGCGTCGCTCAAAGGCGAGTACTGCAGACCTCACAAACGCAAAAAGAGGCGCAGTTAGCAAAGAGCACGGGAAACAAGGAGCAGTCGTACAGGGACCAGGTCAAGAAATTGTCAGATCCGGCAGAGGAGGACGAGGACAACGAGTTCCAGTTCAAGAAGTCAGACAAGGCTGCAGCAGCATCGCAGGTCAATCTGAGCGCGAAGTTGTCAAGTCATGGCAGAGAAGGCGAAGGCAAAACAGGCGGAGGCTTCAGAGAAGTCGGGAGATTACTGAAGATTGCTCGCCCAGAGCTTCCATCTCTCAGCTGGGCATTTCTTTTTCTGCTCATCAGCAGTGGCGTCACCATGTCTCTGCCATTCAGCATCGGGAAGATCATAGACGGTGCTACGGAAAGCTCTGGGACAATGTTCGGTATGAAACAGGAATACTTCTACGTCGGCTTTGCTGCGCTTCTGGCCACTGGCGCCCTCGCGAACTATGGCCGAATCATTCTGCTCAGGATCGTGGGCGAGCGCATTGTTACGAAGCTCAGGAGCAATCTGTTCAAGCGGACGTTCGTGCAGAACGCCGAGTTCTTCGACGCCAATCGTGTTGGAGACCTGATCAGCAGGCTGGGAAGCGACACGATCATTGTCGGCAAGAGCATCACCCAGAACGTGTCAGATGGTTTGCGTTCTTTAGTCTCAGCAACCGCTGGTCTCTCGCTCATGGCTTACATCAGTGTTAAGCTCACTGGTGTTCTTGCTATTGCGTTGCCGCCAGTCGCGATCGCTGCTTTCCTGTATGGTCGTGCGATCCGAAACCTTTCGAGACGCATTCAGAAGAATCTAGGAACCTTGACCAAGATTGCGGAAGAACGGCTTGGCAATGTCAGGACAAGCCAGGCCTTTGCTGGAGAACTGCAAGAGGTGCACCGATACAACACGCAGGTGCGCAAGATCTTTGGTCTGGGCAAGCGAGAGGCATACATTAGCGCTGCTTTCTTCTCGGCATCTGGTTTCATGGGCAACTCAACTTTCCTTGGGCTGCTCTACGTCGGCAGTGGCATGGTTTCATCGGGTGCGATCTCCGTTGGCGACCTTACTACGTTCCTGATGTATACTGGATATGCCGGAAGCAGTCTCTTTGGTCTGTCTAGCTTCTACTCCGAACTGATGAAGGGTGTTGGAGCAGCCAGCAGATTGTTTGAGCTTCAGGATCGCGAGCCAACGATCAGTCCTACGAAGGGAGACATGGTCAAGACAGCTCGCGGAACGATCGAGTTCAAGGATGTTGCCTTTGCGTACCCGACCCGCCCAGCAGTCCCTATCTTTAACAACTTGACGTTCAAGATTCCGCAGGGTAGCAATGTTGCTATTGTTGCACCTTCTGGAGCTGGCAAGTCAACTGTGGCGAGTTTGCTCATGCGCTTCTACACACCGACAGCCGGCACAATATCGATCGCTGATAAGGATATCAACACGATGAACGCGAAGCAACTGCGCAGAAAGATTGGTTATGTCGGGCAGGAGCCTGTCTTGTTCTCGGGCTCCATTGCAGAGAACATCGCGTACGGTCGACCGCTAGCATCAAGGAGTGAGATTGTAGCGGCTGCACGGCAAGCAAATTGCCAGTTCATCAGTGACTTT CCCGACGGCCTCGAAACATTCGTTGGTGCTCGCGGAACACAGCTTTCCGGAGGCCAGAAGCAGCGAATCGCAATCGCGCGTGCACTGCTGAAGCAACCAGACATCCTCATTCTGGACGAAGCCACCTCCGCCCTCGATGCTGAGTCCGAAACCCTTGTGAACCAGGCCCTACAAGCTCTCCTTCGTGGTGACAACACCACCATCTCGATCGCCCATCGTCTGAGCACTATTCAACGTAGCGATACCATCATCTGCATTGGTACTGATGGCAAGGTGGCCCAGATGGGTCCTTACCGGGAGCTGATCGCCGACAAGGAAGGCGCTTTTGCGAAGTTGATGGAGTGGCAGATGAGTGGAGCCCAAGAGGCGGCGCCAAGGAGACGAGAGCACCATGATGAGGATCATAACGAGCTCACCGAGGAGGAACGAATGAGGAAGAAGTTGCAAGAGCACGATAGACTTGCCGGTCTAGACCCGcaagagcaggaagaggcaGTAGAGCAGGCTCTGGAAGAGGAGACGCAATGGGAAACGGTCAAGGTAAAGGACGGGGACCAGCAAGCTGCTGAGACGCCGATGGAGAAGACCGGGCTACGAGATGGAGGAGCTATGACCAGAGGGAAGGGATATGGCAACTCGTGA
- a CDS encoding Clathrin light chain, with translation MADRFPSLDEFDAGQTEAQGSSALNNLESEEPSDFLARERAALGEDAEQFTTDADRTAQVADGDDDDLLGGGSAPMNAAATNGDSANDMMGDFESSFPAVDTQNEAVAPGGTITGSSLPYRAPQSSEYQDYEDEPEVLREWRERRDLQIQHRDEVAASKKAETVKAAQEAIDEFYENYNNKKDKNIAQTRQEAEEYLKSREDTTAGGTSWERIAKLVDLTGKGQAGGAAGSGKAKMRELLVSLRKDENAPGATGV, from the exons ATGGCCGACCGATTCCCTTCGTTAGATGAGTTCGATGCCG GCCAGACCGAAGCACAAGGCTCATCAGCACTCAACAACCTCGAGTCGGAGGAGCCATCGGACTTCTTGGCTCGTGAGCGCGCAGCACTAGGAGAGGACGCAGAACAATTCACAACCGACGCAGACCGGACAGCTCAGGTGGCGGACGGCGATGATGATGACCTGCTTGGCGGAGGATCCGCGCCCATGAACGCCGCCGCAACTAACGGCGACTCAGCAAACGACATGATGGGTGACTTCGAGAGCTCCTTCCCAGCAGTCGACACGCAGAATGAGGCGGTCGCGCCAGGTGGCACTATCACAGGCTCGAGCTTGCCATATCGCGCACCACAGTCCTCCGAATACCAAGATTACGAGGACGAGCCAGAGGTGCTGAGAGAATGGAGGGAGAGGCGAGATTTACAAATCCAGCATCGCGATGAGGTTGCAGCCAGCAAGAAGGCGGAGACTGTCAAGGCGGCGCAAGAAGCTATCGACGAGTTCTACGAGAACTACAACAACAAGAAGGACAAGAACATTGCCCAGACACGGCAAGAGGCTGAGGAATACCTCAAGAGCCGGGAAGATACCACTGCCGGCGGTACTAGTTGGGAGCGTATTGCCAAGCTGGTCGACTTGACCGGCAAGGGACAGGCTGGTGGTGCTGCAGGTAGTGGTAAGGCCAAGATGCGGGAGCTCCTTGTCAGCCTGCGGAAGGACGAGAATGCCCCAGGTGCTACTGGCGTGTAA
- a CDS encoding UPF0400 protein, with translation MSYSDDAVRAKLAALNETQDSIVTNAQWIMFHRRHADRTAQLWLQRLQESTSASKRLVLLYLANEVVQQSRARSKTDFLVAFEPLIGEGIALAYKGASQEVQGKLRRVSEVWKERRIFDPRIQEQIENRLTEIDKAKGGKSLGGGARLGGSLFGGSGGGVATELEGVNKSQTALSKAEAALGGVVNKADTEYEKMTDPNAPIPSAPVRAAKLRGLVKDLMASQRAIETSLSARKDLIAGLEKLLEANRAKVSDEESKAADLTAKIDEQEATIRLVEDAIMRGASETPALGTNGMSNGAEPQRPETESFTPPPPDVEAFTPPPQAEPESTILGDTAEDGTVDQAYTNPTGADPIEEQPTNFNEPPPSYVPPPALPANDAEDQSAQADAFLKSLMAPLQQATGISSSSPNGGASGDPRLKRRKLSHPSKDVDDEIFGAGVAGIDEQGISAMLGQ, from the coding sequence ATGAGTTATTCAGACGACGCGGTTCGCGCAAAGCTCGCGGCCCTGAACGAGACGCAGGACAGCATCGTGACCAACGCGCAATGGATCATGTTCCATCGCCGTCATGCAGATCGCACCGCGCAACTATGGCTGCAGCGACTCCAGGAGAGCACGAGCGCGTCCAAAAGGCTGGTCCTGCTATACTTGGCAAACGAGGTGGTGCAACAGTCGCGTGCACGCTCGAAGACCGACTTCCTGGTCGCATTCGAGCCGCTCATCGGCGAAGGCATCGCGCTGGCATATAAAGGCGCATCGCAAGAAGTCCAGGGAAAGCTGCGAAGAGTGTCGGAAGTGTGGAAAGAGCGACGCATCTTCGACCCCCGCATTCAGGAGCAGATTGAGAACAGACTGACGGAGATCGATAAAGCAAAGGGTGGGAAGAGTCTGGGTGGTGGAGCAAGGCTAGGCGGCAGTCTGTTTGGCGGAAGTGGTGGAGGTGTTGCGACGGAGCTGGAGGGCGTCAACAAAAGCCAGACGGCCTTGAGCAAAGCAGAAGCAGCACTCGGTGGTGTTGTGAACAAAGCGGATACCGAGTATGAGAAGATGACGGACCCGAATGCGCCTATACCATCAGCGCCAGTCCGCGCTGCGAAGCTTCGTGGCCTGGTCAAAGATCTGATGGCTTCGCAAAGAGCCATCGAGACTAGCCTGAGCGCACGAAAAGACTTGATCGCAGGGCTGGAGAAGCTGTTGGAGGCGAATCGTGCCAAGGTGTCAGACGAAGAATCGAAGGCTGCAGATCTTACTGCAAAGATCGACGAACAGGAAGCTACTATCCGGCTGGTCGAAGATGCCATCATGCGTGGTGCCAGCGAGACTCCAGCCCTCGGTACGAATGGCATGTCGAATGGCGCAGAACCTCAGCGACCAGAAACAGAAAGCTTCACGCCTCCACCGCCAGATGTCGAAGCTTTCACTCCACCACCACAAGCCGAACCAGAAAGCACAATCTTGGGCGACACCGCAGAAGACGGCACTGTCGATCAAGCATACACGAACCCAACAGGCGCGGACCCCATTGAAGAACAGCCAACGAACTTCAACGAGCCCCCGCCGTCCTATGTACCACCGCCAGCCTTACCCGCGAACGATGCTGAAGATCAAAGCGCGCAAGCCGACGCCTTCCTGAAAAGTCTAATGGCACCTCTGCAACAAGCTACAGGAATATCTTCGTCGTCTCCCAATGGCGGTGCATCCGGTGACCCTCGTCTCAAACGCAGAAAGCTGAGCCACCCCAGCAAGGACGTTGACGACGAGATATTTGGAGCTGGAGTTGCTGGGATTGATGAGCAAGGCATCAGTGCTATGCTGGGCCAGTAG
- a CDS encoding Peroxisomal hydratase-dehydrogenase-epimerase — MTQLRYDGQVAVITGAGAGLGRAYARFFAARGARVVVNDLGGTFNARGNDRSSKVADQVVEELVKAGGEAVADYNAVQQGDKIIETAIKNYGRVDILVNNAGILRDITLRKMNDGDWDAIADVHLHGAYKTTRAAWPYFKKQKYGRVVHTTSSSGLFGNFGQSNYAAAKFGLVGLTETLAKEGAKYNIHSNVLTPAAASRLTQTVWPKEMMDLMGPEWVVPLVGYLTHSDCKESGSIFEGGAGHFSKIRWERSKGLLLKPDENLHPEHVLAGWSKITDFTLNEHPQDPADLNAMLSAAERQSPNKPLTTDLGIKGRVALVTGGGAGLGRAYAFQLAKLGAKVMVNDVQNAHAVAEEIKAQGLEAQACDISVERGDVVVKAVIDAFGRIDLVVNNAGILRDKAFANMTDTQWHQVINCHLRGTYKITRAAFPYMVKQKYGRIVNITSTSGIYGNFGQANYSAAKAAVLGFTKSTAREGAKYNVFVNVVAPSAGTDMTRTIWPEAAVQSLKPDYVAPLVAVLLSEKPPANGIIFEAGGGWFASTRWQRARGVDFDFKKGIDALTVEMVAEAFPKIIAFDNKADYPESPADGVTYTSGNAINSGMIKDISQEERTNRKWLSAQQKAMESKSSPSTYSYDERDVILYNLGVGAKRNDLNLVFEGANNFGVLPTFGVIPTYFSKAAWSYKDIVPNFDMRQLLHGEQYLEILQWPIPTEATLTTTPKLIEVVDKGNAAVVRSRNETTDASGKLLFVNEGVTFIRKAGNFGGQKKPSDRGAATADNNPPSRNADRIVEEKTSEDLAAIYRLMGDRNPLHIDPEFSKVGGFETPILHGLASFGITGKHVFQSYGPVKSIKVRFAGVVLPGQTIFTEMWKEGGKVIYRAKVKETGKLCISNAAAELRDEKAKL, encoded by the exons ATGACTCAACTCAGATACGACGGACAGGTGGCTGTCATCACCGGTGCTGGTGCTGGCCTTGGCCGAGCATACGCCAGATTCTTCGCGGCTAGAGGTGCTAGAGTGGTTGTGAACGATCTCGGCGGAACGTTCAATGCTCGTGGCAACGATCGAAGCTCCAAAGTTGCGGATCAAGTCGTTGAAGAACTGGTCAAAGCTGGCGGTGAAGCTGTGGCCGATTACAATGCAGTGCAGCAGGGCGACAAGATCATCGAGACTGCCATCAAGAACTATGGCAGAGTCGATATTCTCGTTAACAATGCAGGCATCTTACGAGACATCACCCTTAGGAAAATGAACGATGGCGATTGGGACGCTATTGCG GACGTTCATCTTCATGGCGCATACAAGACGACCCGTGCCGCTTGGCCGTACTTCAAGAAGCAGAAGTACGGACGGGTCGTACATACCACATCCTCATCAGGGCTTTTCGGCAACTTTGGTCAATCAAATTACGCAGCAGCCAAGTTCGGCCTGGTTGGCCTCACTGAGACCCTCGCCAAAGAAGGCGCAAAATACAACATCCACAGCAACGTCTTGACCCCCGCGGCTGCGAGCAGACTTACGCAGACTGTATGGCCCAAGGAGATGATGGATTTGATGGGCCCAGAATGGGTAGTGCCACTGGTTGGCTACCTCACGCACAGCGACTGCAAAGAGTCCGGCAGCATCTTCGAAGGCGGCGCTGGGCACTTCTCCAAGATCCGCTGGGAGAGATCAAAAGGACTGCTTCTCAAGCCGGATGAGAATCTGCACCCGGAACATGTCCTTGCCGGCTGGAGTAAGATCACCGACTTCACGCTCAATGAGCACCCTCAAGATCCCGCTGATCTCAATGCCATGTTGAGTGCAGCAGAGCGCCAGTCACCCAACAAGCCATTAACGACGGATCTCGGTATCAAAGGCCGCGTTGCACTTGTGACAGGTGGAGGAGCCGGACTCGGAAGAGCTTATGCCTTTCAGCTTGCTAAGCTTGGTGCAAAGGTCATGGTCAACGACGTGCAAAATGCACATGCTGTTGCCGAAGAGATCAAGGCTCAAGGCTTGGAGGCCCAAGCTTGCGACATTTCTGTGGAACGAGGAGATGTTGTCGTCAAGGCAGTAATCGATGCGTTTGGCCGCATTGACTTG GTCGTCAACAATGCAGGAATCCTGCGTGATAAGGCTTTTGCAAACATGACAGATACACAGTGGCATCAGGTCATCAATTGTCACTTGCGAGGCACATACAAGATCACGCGAGCAGCATTTCCATACATGGTGAAGCAGAAGTATGGACGTATCGTGAACATCACCTCTACGTCTGGCATCTATGGCAACTTTGGCCAAGCGAAC TACTCCGCTGCAAAAGCTGCCGTGCTTGGCTTCACGAAGTCGACTGCCCGCGAAGGCGCAAAGTATAATGTCTTTGTCAACGTTGTTGCGCCCTCGGCAGGCACGGATATGACACGCACAATCTGGCCGGAGGCCGCTGTTCAATCCCTCAAGCCCGACTACGTGGCCCCATTGGTGGCTGTCCTGCTCAGCGAGAAGCCTCCTGCCAACGGGATCATCTTCGAAGCCGGCGGTGGGTGGTTCGCATCGACCAGGTGGCAACGTGCAAGAGGCGTCGACTTCGACTTCAAGAAAGGCATCGATGCTCTAACCGTGGAAATGGTCGCCGAGGCGTTCCCAAAGATCATCGCATTCGACAACAAAGCGGACTATCCGGAATCGCCCGCAGACGGCGTCACGTACACTTCTGGCAATGCCATCAATAGCGGGATGATCAAAGACATCTCACAAGAAGAACGCACCAACCGGAAGTGGCTCTCAGCTCAGCAGAAGGCTATGGAATCCAAGTCCTCCCCATCGACCTACTCCTACGATGAGCGAGATGTAATCTTGTACAACCTGGGCGTTGGCGCAAAGCGTAACGACCTCAACCTAGTCTTCGAGGGCGCTAACAATTTCGGCGTGCTGCCTACCTTCGGCGTAATCCCAACCTACTTCTCGAAGGCAGCCTGGTCGTACAAAGACATCGTCCCAAACTTCGACATGCGACAGCTATTACACGGCGAGCAATACCTTGAGATCCTGCAATGGCCGATCCCAACCGAAGCAACCCTCACAACGACCCCCAAGCTGATCGAAGTCGTTGACAAAGGCAATGCCGCGGTCGTCCGTAGCCGCAACGAGACTACTGACGCCAGTGGCAAACTACTGTTCGTCAACGAGGGCGTCACCTTCATCCGCAAAGCTGGCAACTTCGGCGGACAGAAGAAACCATCCGATCGCGGCGCGGCGACTGCTGACAACAACCCCCCCTCACGAAATGCCGATCGCATCGTCGAGGAGAAGACATCTGAAGACCTCGCCGCGATCTATCGCCTCATGGGGGATCGCAACCCCCTTCACATTGACCCCGAATTCAGCAAAGTCGGCGGCTTCGAAACACCTATCTTGCATGGTCTGGCTTCTTTCGGCATTACGGGCAAGCACGTCTTCCAGAGCTATGGGCCGGTGAAGAGTATCAAGGTCAGGTTCGCTGGTGTTGTGCTTCCTGGTCAGACGATTTTTACGGAGATGTGGAAGGAGGGAGGGAAGGTTATTTATCGTGCTAAGGTGAAGGAGACTGGGAAGTTGTGCATCTCGAATGCTGCGGCTGAGTTGAGGGATGAGAAAGCGAAGTTGTGA